From the genome of Neisseria sp. oral taxon 014 str. F0314:
CGTCCGCCCCGCCGTAGAAGCAGGCGAAAAACTCGGCTTCCTGCCCGGTGATTTGGCGCAAAAAGTCGATCCCTACCTGCGTCCGCTCTACGACGCGCTCTACGACTTGATGGGCTTCGACCGCGTCACCAAACTGATGGAAAAAGGCCTGATCGAAATCGCTCCGCTCGCCTATATGCGCGGCCGCACGCTCAACGGCGCATATGTGATTCTGGACGAAGCGCAAAACACCACGCCCGAACAAATGAAAATGTTCCTGACCCGTATCGGCTTCGGCGCTAAAGCCGTCATCACTGGCGACATCAGCCAAATCGACCTCCCGCGCAACGTCAAATCCGGCCTGAAAGACGCCCGCGAAAAACTGCGCGATGTGGAAGGGCTGTATTTCCACACCTTCACCAGCGAAGACGTTGTCCGTCATCCGCTGGTGCAGAAAATTGTGGAAGCATATGAAGCGGCCGAGGAAGCGGAAGACAAGATTTCCGGCCGAATCGGAATTAAGTTTTAGCGGTTGGTTGGGAAAGTGTGCTGGTTTGGTAAGCCTAAAAGAATTTTTTATTAA
Proteins encoded in this window:
- a CDS encoding PhoH family protein; translated protein: MTHTVHLQLEDIDNTVLQRLCGALDSNLEALGKALDIQISRRFEHFTFMGELAHAGRRALLALAEAAEQGDLDDNAIRLAAVEAKTADEKHEEKHHDQQYYFRTKRGSIGGRTPRQNGYIRALLNHDVVFGLGPAGTGKTYLAVAAAVDAMEKHQIERIVLVRPAVEAGEKLGFLPGDLAQKVDPYLRPLYDALYDLMGFDRVTKLMEKGLIEIAPLAYMRGRTLNGAYVILDEAQNTTPEQMKMFLTRIGFGAKAVITGDISQIDLPRNVKSGLKDAREKLRDVEGLYFHTFTSEDVVRHPLVQKIVEAYEAAEEAEDKISGRIGIKF